The following are from one region of the Alicyclobacillus fastidiosus genome:
- a CDS encoding DNA repair exonuclease, whose amino-acid sequence MLRILHTADLHVGTPFKLRASQLPDSALEQLRLAAGTVLQRIVDYAIEKRLDAVIIAGDLFDEADPPVSVQYAVYRQFRRLAERGIPVVLSHGNHDPVGAASLFPWPSTVHVLGGVDSGERVCDILLPLGGCQVQFSGFSYATRELYGSKVAQFARREGADIAIALYHGQVGSASGSHAPYAATSLGELLSHGDFDVWALGHIHGYRVLHEGRPFVAYSGSPQGRDAGEAGRHGGILLTWDEQLRLSHSFIPFSTVEWQRVNVDVTGLTTFEAVWAATATKLDRDSSLRLIDLHLSGQSPLSASLNLPEARSIFQQAADDDGYPVWIHRYASTVEAEIDWRVWEAADGYVGQLMALLRQVTQHPEEAVGLLDGIWSKDEIAIVEEAIAGDPESVLEQVRQILLSQMRPEQDDLELVEWRGVHAATGSAD is encoded by the coding sequence ATGCTTCGCATCTTGCATACGGCAGATCTTCACGTCGGGACGCCGTTTAAGCTTCGAGCTTCGCAATTGCCTGACAGCGCACTTGAACAACTACGCCTCGCTGCTGGAACGGTGTTGCAGCGAATTGTCGACTACGCGATCGAAAAACGCCTGGATGCCGTCATCATCGCGGGAGATCTGTTCGATGAGGCAGACCCACCAGTGAGCGTGCAGTACGCCGTTTATCGCCAATTTCGGAGATTGGCTGAACGAGGCATCCCGGTTGTCTTGTCGCACGGCAATCACGACCCTGTGGGCGCGGCGTCGCTATTTCCGTGGCCGAGCACGGTCCACGTGCTCGGCGGAGTCGATAGCGGGGAACGCGTGTGTGACATCCTCCTGCCACTTGGCGGCTGCCAGGTCCAGTTTTCCGGATTTTCATACGCGACGCGCGAATTGTATGGCTCCAAGGTCGCGCAGTTTGCGCGTCGCGAGGGCGCCGACATCGCGATTGCCCTCTATCACGGACAGGTTGGTTCAGCCTCCGGGTCGCACGCGCCATACGCGGCGACCTCGCTTGGAGAGCTCCTTTCCCATGGCGACTTTGACGTGTGGGCATTGGGCCACATTCACGGCTATCGAGTTTTGCACGAAGGCCGTCCCTTTGTGGCTTACTCCGGTTCACCGCAGGGGCGCGACGCTGGGGAGGCAGGACGACATGGCGGCATTCTGCTCACGTGGGACGAGCAGTTGAGGCTTTCTCACTCGTTCATTCCGTTCTCGACGGTCGAATGGCAGCGCGTGAACGTCGACGTGACGGGACTGACTACCTTTGAAGCCGTGTGGGCGGCCACCGCAACCAAGCTCGACAGGGATTCCTCGCTTCGTCTTATCGACTTGCACCTATCTGGACAAAGCCCATTGTCTGCGAGTCTCAATCTTCCTGAGGCCAGGAGCATTTTTCAACAGGCGGCCGACGACGATGGCTATCCCGTGTGGATTCATCGCTATGCTAGTACGGTCGAGGCCGAGATCGACTGGCGTGTGTGGGAGGCGGCTGACGGCTACGTGGGGCAACTCATGGCGCTGTTGCGCCAAGTCACCCAGCACCCAGAGGAAGCGGTCGGCCTCTTAGACGGCATTTGGTCGAAGGACGAGATAGCCATCGTGGAGGAGGCCATAGCAGGTGACCCCGAGTCCGTGCTGGAACAGGTGCGCCAAATCTTACTAAGCCAGATGAGACCGGAGCAAGATGATTTAGAACTGGTAGAATGGAGGGGTGTACATGCGGCTACAGGCTCTGCGGATTGA